Below is a genomic region from Longimicrobium sp..
GGTGACGGGGACGGTGCCGCGCGGCAAGGAGTTCCAGGTGGGCGGCACCAGCGCGGGGGTGAAGATCACCGTCGACCACGCGGAGTCGACCGACACCGCCCACCTGGAGGTCCGCGTTCCCCGGCGCAGCCAGGTGTGGGTGAAGACGGCCGGGAGCCGGGTGAGCGTGTCCGGGCTGGCCGGCAACCTGGACGTGTACTCGGTGACCGGGCCGATCACCGTGAACGGGGCGCTCACCGCCGTCACCCTGGAGTCGATGGGCGGCGAGGTGAGCGTGGGCGGCTCGGCCGTGTCGCTGCGGGTGAAGACGGCCAGCGGCGCCGTCCGCCTCTCCGGCCGCGCCGACGACGCGGTGGCGACCACGGTGAGCGGCCCCGTGCGCCTGGAGGGCGTGCGCTTCCGCCGCGCCCGCGTGGAGTCGGTGGACGGCGACCTCCGCTACGCCGCGCCCGTCCCGGCGGGGAGCTCGCTCGAGCTCACCACGCACGGCGGCGGGGTGGAGATGGTGCTGCCGCGCGGCACCGCGGCGGAGCTCAACGCCAGCACGTTCGAGGGCGTGATCCGCAGCGCGCTCCCCGGCTCGCCTTCCCCCCGTCCCAAGGGCAAGGGGTACATCCTCGGCTTCACGCTCGGCAGGGGCGGCTCGCAGATCACCATCCGGAGCTTTCGCGGCGCGGTGACGCTCCGGCATCCCTGAAACCGCGCACTTCCAGGGGAGAAGACGATGAACACCCGGTTGAGATCTCTTGGCGTAATTTTCTGCGGCGCGATCACCGTCGCGGCCGTCCGCGACGCGGAGGGGGCGATGAAGCCCCACGTCGCCGAAGTCGCCCGGATGGGCGCGGCGCGCGCGGCGCACACGGCCACGCTGCTCGGCGACGGGCGGGTGCTGGTCGCGGGCGGCTGCACGGTCGACGGCTGCGAGATGGCGGCGGCGGGCGCCACGGCCGAGCTGTACGATCCCCGCGCGCGCCGGTTCACCCCCGCGGGGCGGATGTCGGCCAGGCGCGGCGGCCACACCGCCACCCGGCTGGCGGACGGGACGGTGCTGCTGGCCGGCGGGTGGGACGGCGGCCGCCAGCTCGCCACCGCCGAGCTGTACGACCCGCGCACGGGCCGCTTCACGGCGACGGGCTCGCTCGCCCGCGCCCGCGGCGGCCACACCGCCACGCTCCTCCCCGACGGCCGCGTGCTGATCGCCGGCGGCGACGGCGGAGTGCGCGAGGTCGAAGTCTACGATCCGCGGACGCGCTCCTTCCGGACGGTGGGATCGCTGCGGGAGCCCCGTTCCGCGCACGCGGCGTCACTGCTGGCGAACGGGCGCGTCCTGCTCACGGGCGGCAGCGTCCGCCGCGGCACGGTGGTCTCCTCGGCCGAGGTGTTCGATCCGCGGACGGGAAGATCGACGGCGACGGGGGAGATGACGCGCGTCCGGCACAGGCACGCCGCGGCGGCGCTCCCGGACGGCCGCGTGCTGGTGCTCGGCGGCTCCGACCACCGCGACTGGCGCGGCCGCTGCGCCACCGCCGAGGTGTACGACCCCGCCACCGGCCGCTTCACCCGCGTCAGCGACCTGCGCACGGCGCGCTTCAAGCTGGCGAACGCGGTGGTGCCGCTGGCGAACGGGACGGTGCTGGTGGCCGGCGGCGGCGAAACGGTCGAGGCGTTCTCCCCGCCGCGCGGCGAGTTCTTCACCGCGCACGGCAGCCTGGGCGCCGCCCGCCAGTTCTCCACCGCCACCGCCCTCGCCGACGGCAGCGTGCTCATCGTCGGCGGCTACGACGAGCGCGTCCGCCCCACCGCCACGGCGTGGCTGTACAGCGGCGCTCGGCCGTCGTGATCGACACCGACGCGAAGCGGCCCCGGGCGCGGATGCGCCCGGGGCCACTTGCGTCGGTCCGGCTGAAGTGCCGCTCTCAGTCTACGCCTCCACCACCGCCGCCTCGCTGGCCGCGGCGATCTCGGCGCCCACCTCGACCGGCTCCTCCGCCGGCTCGGGCCCGAACTCCACGTCGTTGTACCGGTAGATGCCGGTGCCCGCCGGGATCAGGTGCCCGATGATGATGTTCTCCTTCAGCCCCTGCAGGTTGTCGCGCGCGCCGCGGATGGCGGCGTCGGTGAGCACCCGCGTGGTCTCCTGGAAGCTCGCCGCGCTGATGAAGCTCTGCGTGGTGAGCGACGCCTTGGTGATCCCCAGCAGGAGCGGCTCCGAAGTGGCCGGCGCCTTCCCCGCCCCCAGCGCCTCCTGGTTGGTGTCCAGGAACACCGTGCGGTCCACCGTCTCGCCCTCCAGGAACTCCGTCTCGCCGGGCTCCATCACCCGCACCTTCTGGAGCATCTGGCGGATGATCACGCCGATGTGCTTGTCGTTGATCTTCACGCCCTGCAGGCGGTAGACCTCCTGCACCTCGTTCAGCAGGTACTGCTGCACGGCGGCCGGGCCCTTGATCCGCAGGATGTCGTGCGGGTTCACCGGGCCCTCGCTGAGCCGGTCGCCCGCGCGCACGAAGTCGCCCTCGTGCACGCGCAGGTGCTTGCCCACCGGCACCTCGTAGACGCGCTCGTTGCCGGCCTCCGGGATCACCAGCACCTCGCGCTTGCCGCGCTTGATGTCGCCGAAGCGCACGGTGCCGTCGATCTCGGTGATCACCGCCGGGTCCTTCGGCCGCCGCGCCTCGAACAGCTCGGCGATGCGCGGGAGGCCGCCGGTGATGTCGCGCGTCTTGTACGCCTCGCGCGCGATCTTGGCGAGCGTCGCGCCGGGCTCGATCTTCTCGGCGTCGCGCACCGTGAGCTGCGCGCCGACGGGCACGATGAACTCGCGCAGCTTCACGCCGTTCTCGCCCATGATCTCGATCATCGGGTGCAGCTTCTTGCTGCGGTCCTCGATGATCACCATCTGGCGGCGGCCCGTGCTCTCGTCCAGCTCCTCGCGCACCGTCTCCTCGTCGACGATGTCGAGGAAGCGCACCGTGCCGCCGAAGTCGGCCACGATCGGCTCCGAGTACGGGTCCCACGAGAACAGGGTATCCCCGACGGCGATCTTGTCCCCGTCCGCCACCGAGATGGTGGCGCCGTAGGGAACGGCCAGGCGGCTCCGCACCGCGCCCTCGGCCGTGCGCATGATGATCTCGCCCTCGCGGCTGGTGACGATCCGCGCGCCCTCGGGCGTCTGCACGCTGGTGATGCGCTCGAACTGCGCCACCCCCTCCACCTTGCTCTTGCGCTGCGTGGTGGCCGCGATGCGGGCCGCCGTGCCGCCGATGTGGAAGGTGCGCAGCGTCAGCTGGGTGCCCGGCTCGCCGATCGACTGCGCGGCCAGGATCCCCACCGCCTCGCCCTGGTCCACCATCCCCATGGTGGCCAGGTTGCGCCCGTAGCACTTGCGGCAGAGCCCGCGGCGGCTCTCGCAGGTGAGCACCGAGCGGATCTTCACCGTCTGGATCCCGGCGTCCTCGATGTTGACGGCGATCTCCTCGTTGATCAGCTCGCCCGCCTCGACCAGCATCTCCTTGTCGATCGGGTCGAAGACGTCGTCGGCCGCCACCGAGCCCACGATGCGGTCCATGAGCGGCTCGACCACGTCTTCGCCCTCCTTGAGCGCGCTCACCTCGAGGCCCAGCACCGTGCCGCAGTCGTCCTCGGTGATGGTGACGTCCTGGGCCACGTCCACCAGGCGGCGCGTCAGGTACCCGGCGTCGGCCGTCTTCAGCGCCGTGTCGGCCAGGCCCTTGCGCGCGCCGTGCGTGGAGATGAAGTACTCCAGCACGGTGAGCCCCTCGCGGAAGTTCGACTTGATCGGGCTCTCGATGATCTCGCCGATCCCGCCGGTCAGCTTCTTCTGGGGCTTGGCCATCAGCCCGCGCATCCCGGCCAGCTGCCGCATCTGGTCGCGGGAGCCGCGGGCGCCCGAGTTCATCATCATGTAGACGGGGTTGAACCCGCCGCGGCTCACCTTGAGGCGGGCCACCATGGCGTCGGCCACGTCGTTGTTGGCGTGCGTCCAGGTGTCGATCACCTTGTTGTAGCGCTCGCCGTTGCTGATCACGCCGTTGTTGTAGGCGCGGGTGAAGCGGGCCACGTCCTCCTCGGCCTCGCGCAGGATGCCGTCCTTGTCGGCCGGGATCTCCATGTCCTCGATCCCCACCGACACGCCGCCCAGCGTGGAGTAGCGGAAGCCGAACGCCTTCAGGTCGTCCAGGAACACGGTCGTCCGGGCGAGGCCCACGGTGCGGTAGGCGCTGAAGATGACGTCGCCCAGCTCCTTCTTCCCCATGGTGCGGTTCCAGAAGCCCATCTCGGCCGGGACCACGGAGTTGAAGATCACCCGCCCCGCCGTGGTGCGGATCCAGCCGGGCTTGCGGGCCTCGCCCTCCTCCAGCTCGGCCGCGGGGCGCGGGTCGGTCCAGAAGTAGATCGGCGAGTGGTAGCCGAGCACCCGGTGCGCCAGCGCGAGCTCCACCTCGGCCACCGTGCCGAAGCGGCGCAGCACCCGGGCCGGGTCGCGCTCGGCCTGCGGCTTCTTCTGCTCCTCCAGGTCGGCCTCGAAGGCGCCCTTGTGCGCGGGCGTCTCGTGGGTCAGCCAGTAGCACCCGATCACGATGTCCTGGCTGGGCGCCGCGATCGGCCGGCCGTTGGACGGCAGCAGGATGTTGTTCGACGACAGCATGAGGACGCGGGCCTCGAGCTGCGCCTCGAACGAGAGCGGCACGTGCACGGCCATCTGGTCGCCGTCGAAGTCGGCGTTGAAGGCGGCGCACACCAGCGGGTGGATGCGGATCGCCTTCCCCTCCACCAGCACCGGCTCGAACGCCTGGATCCCCAGGCGGTGCAGCGTGGGCGCGCGGTTCAGCAGCACGGGGTGGTCGCGGATGATGTCCTCGAGCACCTCGTACACGCGCGGGTCGTCGCGCTCCACGATCTTCTTGGCGCGCTTGACCGTCTCGGCCTCGCCGCGCTTCTCCAGCTCGTGGATGATGAAGGGCTTGAAGAGCTCCACCGCCATCGCCTTGGGCAGCCCGCACTGGTGCAGCTTGAGCTCCGGGCCCACCACGATCACCGAGCGGCCCGAGTAGTCCACGCGCTTGCCCAGCAGGTTCTGGCGGAAGCGCCCCTGCTTGCCCTTGAGCATGTCGGAGAGCGACTTGAGCGGGCGCTTGCCGCGGCCGCGGATCGCCTTGCTGCGCCGGCCGTTGTCGAAGAGCGCGTCGACGGCCTCCTGCAGCATGCGCTTCTCGTTGCGCAGGATGACCTCGGGCGCGCGCATCTCCATCAGCTTCTTGAGCCGGTTGTTGCGGTTGATGACGCGCCGGTACAGGTCGTTCAGGTCGCTGGTGGCGAAGCGGCCGCCGTCGAGCGGCACCAGCGGGCGCAGGTCGGGCGGGATGACCGGGATCACGTCCATGATCATCCACTCCGGCTTGTTGCGCTCCGCGGGCGTGCTCCCCGAGCCGCGGATGGCGTCGATGACCTTGAGCCGCTTCAGCACCATCTTCTTGCGGTGCTGGCTGGTCTCGTTGGCCACCTGCGTGCGCAGGCTCTCGGCCAGCTCGTCCACGTCGATCTGGCGCAGGAGGTTCCTGACCGCCTCGGCGCCGATCTCGGCCTTGAACTCGGCGTCGCCCTCCTCGCGGGCCTTGTCGCGCAGGGCCAGGTACTCGTCCTCGTCCAGGATCTGCGAGTGCTTGACCTCCTGGGCGCCCACGGCGGTGACCACGTAGGTGGCGTAGTAGATCACCTTCTCCAGGTCGCGCAGCGTCATCCCCAGCAGGTAGCCCATCTGCGAGGGGAGCGTCTTGAACATCCAGATGTGCGCCACCGGCACGGCCAGCTCGATGTGGCCCATGCGCTCGCGCCGCACCTTGGAGAGCGTGACCTCCACGCCGCACTTGTCGCAGACGTGGCCGCGGAAGCGGATGCGCTTGAACTTGCCGCAGTGGCACTCCCAGTCCTTGACGGGACCGAAGATGCGCTCGCAGAACAGCCCGTCGCGCTCCGGCTTGAAGGAGCGGTAGTTGATCGTCTCCGGCTTGGTGACCTCGCCGAAGCTCCAGCCGCGGATCTCCTCGGGCGAGGCGATCTTCACCTGGATGAAGTTGAAGTCCTGAGAGCGGGTCTCGCGGACGCGGGGGAAGTCGATCATGGGTCCCCTTGCTCTATCTAAGTGGTCCCCGGCCGGCGGTGGCTCGGGTCGGCTTCTCGTTCCAACGGCAGTGCGTTAGTCCTTAGTGCTTAGTCCTTAGTTCAACTAAAACACTAAGGACTAAGGACTAAGGACTAAGCACTTTCGCACTAACTCCCCAGCGTGACCGAAATTCCCAGCGCCTGCAGCTCCTTCACCAGCACGTTGAAGGACTCCGGCAGGCCGGGCTCGGGGAGGTTCTCGCCCTTGACGATCGCCTCGTACACGCGGCTGCGGCCGTTGACGTCGTCGCTCTTCACGGTCAGGATCTCCTGCAGCGTGTGCGCGGCGCCGTACGCCTCCAGCGCCCACACCTCCATCTCGCCGAAGCGCTGCCCGCCGAACTGCGCCTTGCCGGCCAGCGGCTGCTGCGTGACCAGCGAGTACGGCCCGATGCTGCGGGCGTGGATCTTGTCGTCGACCAGGTGGCTGAGCTTGAGCATGTAGATCTCGCCCACCGTCACCGGGCTCTCGAACTGGTTGCCGCTGCGCCCGTCGCGCAGCCGCACCTTGCCGCCCGGCGTGAGCCCGGCGGCGGCCATGTGCTCCTCGAGCGCGGCGTTCAGCGACCCGGCAGGGGCCGCGCCCTTCTTCTTCCCGCCGCCGCCCTCCAGCGCCGCCGCGGCCGGGAAGAGCTCCTCGAAGGGGCGCTCCTTCTGCGCGGCGATCTCGCGCCCGGCGGCCGTCAGGTAGTCGCGCAGCCGCCCCAGCTTGGCCCCGGCCTCGCCGGCCGCGGCCGCCACGGCGCCCCCCAGCAGGGTGTCGAGCGCGCGGCCGATCCCCGCCTCGGGGCGCGGCTCGGCGCTGACCGACTCCTGCACCCCCTTCACCGCCTCCACCAGCGCGCGCAGGTCCTCCAGGGTGAAGGCCGGGGGCCGGGCCTCGACGCCCAGCGCCTGGGCGGCCCAGCCGGCGCCCGCCAGGCGGATCAGCACGCCGATCTCGTCCTCGGTGGCGCCCTGGAACACCGGGGTCTTGGCCTCGAAGCCCAGCACCCGCGCGGCCCACCCCAGGTGGGTCTCCAGGATCTGCCCCACGTTCATGCGGCTGGGCACGCCCAGCGGGTTCAGGCACACGTCCACGGGGCGCCCGTCGGGGAGGAACGGCATGTCCTCCTCGGGGACGATGCGGGCGATGATCCCCTTGTTCCCGTGGCGGCCCGCCATCTTGTCGCCCACCGAGATCTTGCGCTTCTCGGCCAGGTACACCTTCACCAGCTGCACCACCCCCGGCGGGAGCTCGTCGGGCTGGAAGACCTTGTCGATCTGCGTCTCGGTCTTCTGGCGCACCCGCTCGATGCGGCGCTTGCTCTCGTCGATCAGGCGGCGCAGCTGCTCGTTGGTGGAGCGCTCCGTCACCTTGAGCGTGGTGAGGTCCACCTCGTTCAGGTCCAGCTCCTCCACCACCTGCTCGGTGAGCACGGTCCCCTCGTTGAAGAACGGCTCGACGGTCCCCTTCTTCAGGAAGAGGGCGACCTCCTTGCCGCGGATCAGGTCGCGGATCTCCTCGTCGCGCGCCTCGGCGATGCGCTGGATCTCGGTGCGCTCGAAGGTGCGCAGCTCGCCGATCTTCTGGCCGCGCTCCTTCTCCAGGATCGGGTCGTCGATGCGGCGCGAGAAGATCTTCACGTCGATCACCGTACCCTCCACCCCCGGCGGCACCTTCAGCGAGGAGTCCTTCACGTCCTTCGCCTTCTCGCCGAAGATCGCCGTGAGCAGCTTCTCCTCGGGCGAGAGCTCGGTCTCGCCCTTGGGGGTGATCTTCCCCACCAGGATGTCGCCGGCCTTCACCCGCGCGCCGATCCGCACCACGCCGCGCTCGTCCAGGTCGACGAGGCTCTCCTCGGCCACGTTCGGGATCTCGCGCGTGATCTCCTCCATCCCGCGCTTGGTGTCGCGCACCTGGAGCTCCAGCTCCTGGATGTGGATGGAGGTGTACACGTCGTCCTTCACCAGGCGCTCGGACAGCACGATGGCGTCCTCGAAGTTGTGGCCGTACCAGGGCATGAACGCCACCAGCAGGTTGCGCCCGAGCGCGAGCTCCCCGCCGTCGGTGCTGGCGCCGTCGGCCAGCACGTCGCCCTTCTCCACCACCTGGCCCACCTTCACCAGCGGCCGCTGGTTGAGCGCGGTGTCCTGGTTGGTGCGCCAGTACTTCTTCAGCCGGTAGCGGTCGAACTGGGCCAGGCGCCGGAGCGGCTCGTCGCCGGCCGCCGCGCCCGCCGTCCCCGCGTCCACCAGGATGTGGTCGGCGGTGACCTCCTTGACCACGCCGCCGCGCCGGGCCGCCACCACGGCGCCCGAGTCGACCGCGATCACGTGCTCGAGCCCGGTGCCCACCACGGGGGCCTCGGGGAAGAGGAGCGGCACCGCCTGGCGCTGCATGTTGGAGCCCATCAGCGCGCGGTTGGCGTCGTCGTGCTCCAGGAACGGGATCAGCGCCGCCGCCACCGACACCAGCTGGTCGGGGGCCACGTCCATGAAGTCGATCTCGTCCGGGCGCAGCAGCGGGAAGTCGCCCCGCTCGCGGCAGAGGATGAACTCGTTCTGGAAGCTCCCCTCGGGGGTGAGCAGCGCGTTGGCCTGCGCGATCCGGGCGTTCTCCTCCTCGTTGGCCGACAGCCACGCGGTGATGCGGGTGACCACCGGGGTCACGTGCGTGACCGCCGCCTGGGTGGAGAGCGCCACGCGCCCCACGTCGCCCTCGGGCAGGAGCGCCGGCACCCCCGACACGTAGTCGAG
It encodes:
- a CDS encoding DUF4097 family beta strand repeat-containing protein, which translates into the protein MTTARALACLAALALAAAPLAAQQQRVQAGRRLDPTGLVRVWNEEGSLRIVGWDRDSVAVTGTVPRGKEFQVGGTSAGVKITVDHAESTDTAHLEVRVPRRSQVWVKTAGSRVSVSGLAGNLDVYSVTGPITVNGALTAVTLESMGGEVSVGGSAVSLRVKTASGAVRLSGRADDAVATTVSGPVRLEGVRFRRARVESVDGDLRYAAPVPAGSSLELTTHGGGVEMVLPRGTAAELNASTFEGVIRSALPGSPSPRPKGKGYILGFTLGRGGSQITIRSFRGAVTLRHP
- a CDS encoding kelch repeat-containing protein, whose product is MKPHVAEVARMGAARAAHTATLLGDGRVLVAGGCTVDGCEMAAAGATAELYDPRARRFTPAGRMSARRGGHTATRLADGTVLLAGGWDGGRQLATAELYDPRTGRFTATGSLARARGGHTATLLPDGRVLIAGGDGGVREVEVYDPRTRSFRTVGSLREPRSAHAASLLANGRVLLTGGSVRRGTVVSSAEVFDPRTGRSTATGEMTRVRHRHAAAALPDGRVLVLGGSDHRDWRGRCATAEVYDPATGRFTRVSDLRTARFKLANAVVPLANGTVLVAGGGETVEAFSPPRGEFFTAHGSLGAARQFSTATALADGSVLIVGGYDERVRPTATAWLYSGARPS
- the rpoC gene encoding DNA-directed RNA polymerase subunit beta': MIDFPRVRETRSQDFNFIQVKIASPEEIRGWSFGEVTKPETINYRSFKPERDGLFCERIFGPVKDWECHCGKFKRIRFRGHVCDKCGVEVTLSKVRRERMGHIELAVPVAHIWMFKTLPSQMGYLLGMTLRDLEKVIYYATYVVTAVGAQEVKHSQILDEDEYLALRDKAREEGDAEFKAEIGAEAVRNLLRQIDVDELAESLRTQVANETSQHRKKMVLKRLKVIDAIRGSGSTPAERNKPEWMIMDVIPVIPPDLRPLVPLDGGRFATSDLNDLYRRVINRNNRLKKLMEMRAPEVILRNEKRMLQEAVDALFDNGRRSKAIRGRGKRPLKSLSDMLKGKQGRFRQNLLGKRVDYSGRSVIVVGPELKLHQCGLPKAMAVELFKPFIIHELEKRGEAETVKRAKKIVERDDPRVYEVLEDIIRDHPVLLNRAPTLHRLGIQAFEPVLVEGKAIRIHPLVCAAFNADFDGDQMAVHVPLSFEAQLEARVLMLSSNNILLPSNGRPIAAPSQDIVIGCYWLTHETPAHKGAFEADLEEQKKPQAERDPARVLRRFGTVAEVELALAHRVLGYHSPIYFWTDPRPAAELEEGEARKPGWIRTTAGRVIFNSVVPAEMGFWNRTMGKKELGDVIFSAYRTVGLARTTVFLDDLKAFGFRYSTLGGVSVGIEDMEIPADKDGILREAEEDVARFTRAYNNGVISNGERYNKVIDTWTHANNDVADAMVARLKVSRGGFNPVYMMMNSGARGSRDQMRQLAGMRGLMAKPQKKLTGGIGEIIESPIKSNFREGLTVLEYFISTHGARKGLADTALKTADAGYLTRRLVDVAQDVTITEDDCGTVLGLEVSALKEGEDVVEPLMDRIVGSVAADDVFDPIDKEMLVEAGELINEEIAVNIEDAGIQTVKIRSVLTCESRRGLCRKCYGRNLATMGMVDQGEAVGILAAQSIGEPGTQLTLRTFHIGGTAARIAATTQRKSKVEGVAQFERITSVQTPEGARIVTSREGEIIMRTAEGAVRSRLAVPYGATISVADGDKIAVGDTLFSWDPYSEPIVADFGGTVRFLDIVDEETVREELDESTGRRQMVIIEDRSKKLHPMIEIMGENGVKLREFIVPVGAQLTVRDAEKIEPGATLAKIAREAYKTRDITGGLPRIAELFEARRPKDPAVITEIDGTVRFGDIKRGKREVLVIPEAGNERVYEVPVGKHLRVHEGDFVRAGDRLSEGPVNPHDILRIKGPAAVQQYLLNEVQEVYRLQGVKINDKHIGVIIRQMLQKVRVMEPGETEFLEGETVDRTVFLDTNQEALGAGKAPATSEPLLLGITKASLTTQSFISAASFQETTRVLTDAAIRGARDNLQGLKENIIIGHLIPAGTGIYRYNDVEFGPEPAEEPVEVGAEIAAASEAAVVEA